In Mobula hypostoma chromosome 18, sMobHyp1.1, whole genome shotgun sequence, one genomic interval encodes:
- the pgpep1l gene encoding pyroglutamyl-peptidase 1 translates to MDKVTPKNPHGSSPPLVLVTGFGPFRRYLSNPSWVAVQELRALGLGENIRMHIALLPVHYQRSRELVVRMWEMFRPQLAVHIGVATAAKTVILEQCAKNHGYKEGDICGLTPEGNCCIEGGPEKIESLVNMRAIYKKFRSTDIAVLHSRDAGRFLCDFVYYLSLHHGNRRACFIHIPALSSDSEAKTLGKVLQLIVREMLQQLETDVH, encoded by the exons GGTTTGGACCTTTCCGAAGATACCTCAGTAATCCCAGCTGGGTGGCTGTTCAG GAACTGAGGGCATTGGGTCTGGGAGAGAACATCCGAATGCACATTGCCCTGCTGCCTGTGCACTACCAGAGGTCCCGAGAGCTGGTGGTCAGGATGTGGGAAATGTTTCGGCCACAG CTGGCAGTCCACATTGGGGTAGCAACAGCAGCGAAGACCGTCATTCTCGAACAATGCGCCAAAAATCATGGATACAAAGAGGGCGACATTTGTGGCCTCACTCCGGAGGGGAACTGCTGCATCGAGGGAGGGCCGGAGAAGATCGAGTCACTTGTCAACATGAGGGCAATCTACAAAAAATTCCGCTCGACAGATATCGCAGTCCTCCATTCCAGAGATGCAGGGAG GTTCCTGTGTGACTTTGTCTACTACCTTTCTCTGCACCATGGCAACAGAAGGGCCTGCTTCATTCACATCCCTGCACTGAGCTCGGACTCGGAAGCCAAGACCCTGGGCAAGGTCCTGCAGCTGATCGTACGGGAGATGCTCCAACAGCTGGAGACAGATGTCCACTAA